In the genome of Curtobacterium sp. MCLR17_036, the window GCACGGCGACGATCGCCGCCACCCAGTACGCCGCGGTGGAGAAGACGCGGGTGGCCGCCATCACGCCGATGTTCTCGCCGTACGTGGTGGTCGCCGAACCGCCGCCGAGGCCCGCGAGCACGGTCGAGACGCCGTCCGCGACGAGCGCGCGACCGGTGAGCGGCGTGAGGTCACGGCCGGTGAGCTGTCCGACGCCCTTCACGTGGCCGACGTTCTCGGCGACCAGGGCGAGGACGACCGGGATGAACGCCAGGTACACGGCGAGCTGGTCCGGGTCGAACGCCGGAGCGTGGAAGTCGGGCAGGCCGAACCACTTCGCGTCGGCGACCCGCGACAGGTCGACCTGGCCGGCGGCGAGTGCCACGAGGTAGCCGACGACGACGCCGATCACGATGGACAACCGCCCGATCAGGCCCTTGAACAGCACCGTGACCAGGACGATGACCGCGAGCGTCACGAGCGCGGTCACCGGCGCCTCGGCGAAGTTCGTCCGGGCGGACGGCGCCAGGTTGAAGCCGATGAGGGCGACGATCGCGCCGGACACCACGGGGGGCATCAGCCGGTCGATCCACCCGGCACCGGCCAGGTGCACGACGAGGCCGACGACCGCCAGGAGCGCGCCGACGACGATGATGCCGGACAGCGCCAGCGGGATGCCGCCGATCTTCGTCGCGGCACCGATCGGGGCGAGGAACGCGAACGACGAGCCGAGGTAGCTCGGCAGCCGGTTGCCGGTGATGAGCAGGAACAGGATCGTGCCGATGCCGCTGAAGAGCA includes:
- a CDS encoding solute carrier family 23 protein, which produces MGLPWKLHGDGKTVSSTTIVAPDERLTWGRTIGLGVQHVVAMFGATFLVPLITGFPPATTLLFSGIGTILFLLITGNRLPSYLGSSFAFLAPIGAATKIGGIPLALSGIIVVGALLAVVGLVVHLAGAGWIDRLMPPVVSGAIVALIGFNLAPSARTNFAEAPVTALVTLAVIVLVTVLFKGLIGRLSIVIGVVVGYLVALAAGQVDLSRVADAKWFGLPDFHAPAFDPDQLAVYLAFIPVVLALVAENVGHVKGVGQLTGRDLTPLTGRALVADGVSTVLAGLGGGSATTTYGENIGVMAATRVFSTAAYWVAAIVAVLLGLSPKVGEVISSVPHGVLGGATTALYGLIGIIGIRIWVENRVDFAKPKNQLTAGIALIMGIADFTFDFGQASFGGIIVGTVAAIVVFHVMDLIGRARGTDEATPVASDQAHAATGGVPAEPRRD